One uncultured Caproiciproducens sp. DNA segment encodes these proteins:
- a CDS encoding glycosyltransferase, translated as MKLLLLLTTSFPYDNGEEFLINEVNHISGYDKVLICPCNLKANSVVTKKLPDFVSCIPLRTVSAGKSAYVGLLFKPSVRGELSNMMKSGLFTSARAHEMLFFMKRAYEIYAALTQISALYSADEVTIYSYWLFDAAAAGVLLADDLKRRGKKVIQVSRAHRFDIYNEFAKYNYLPMREFLLSRIDKVLPCSASGADYIKNLFPKYAGKINPAFLGTTDHGEKHGSRKNGLHIVSCSFMAPVKRLYLIVQALEKADFPILWTHIGSGPLREEIEGMAAKLPACVRTEWKGQMDNAEIMDYYQSNDISAFVNVSSSEGIPVSIMEISSFGVPVIATDVGGTREAVINGENGYLLPADFSPDELLNKFSELKDLSDEEYDWLCLNARKIWIEKFNAQKNYQNFYKEISQ; from the coding sequence ATGAAATTACTGCTTTTACTCACAACATCTTTCCCGTATGACAACGGGGAGGAGTTTTTGATCAACGAAGTCAACCATATCAGCGGATACGATAAAGTGCTGATTTGTCCCTGTAATTTAAAGGCGAATTCTGTTGTTACAAAGAAATTGCCTGATTTTGTATCCTGTATTCCGCTGAGGACGGTTTCAGCCGGGAAATCTGCCTATGTCGGACTGCTTTTCAAGCCCTCTGTGCGCGGCGAACTATCCAATATGATGAAATCTGGGTTATTTACATCAGCAAGAGCGCATGAGATGCTTTTCTTTATGAAGCGTGCATATGAAATTTATGCTGCCCTGACTCAAATATCTGCGCTTTATTCAGCCGACGAGGTCACGATTTACAGCTACTGGCTTTTTGATGCCGCCGCCGCGGGTGTTCTGCTGGCGGATGATTTGAAACGGCGCGGAAAAAAAGTAATTCAAGTGTCAAGAGCGCATCGCTTTGACATCTACAATGAGTTTGCAAAATACAATTATCTTCCGATGAGGGAATTCCTGCTAAGCCGGATCGATAAGGTGCTGCCTTGTTCCGCTTCCGGTGCGGATTACATCAAAAACCTGTTTCCGAAGTATGCCGGTAAAATCAATCCCGCTTTTCTGGGGACAACCGATCACGGTGAAAAACACGGCAGCAGGAAAAACGGGTTGCACATTGTTTCGTGCTCTTTTATGGCGCCGGTCAAGCGTTTGTACTTAATTGTACAGGCACTTGAAAAGGCCGATTTTCCCATTCTGTGGACGCATATCGGCTCAGGGCCGCTCAGGGAGGAGATTGAGGGTATGGCGGCGAAGCTGCCTGCCTGTGTCCGTACGGAATGGAAAGGGCAAATGGACAACGCAGAAATTATGGATTATTATCAATCAAATGATATTTCCGCTTTTGTCAATGTAAGCTCGAGCGAAGGAATTCCTGTTTCCATTATGGAGATCAGTTCTTTCGGCGTGCCTGTGATTGCCACTGATGTCGGCGGTACCCGGGAAGCTGTCATCAACGGCGAAAACGGATATTTGCTTCCGGCGGATTTTTCACCGGATGAGCTTTTGAATAAGTTTTCCGAATTAAAAGACCTTTCCGACGAAGAATACGACTGGTTGTGCCTGAACGCACGCAAAATTTGGATTGAAAAGTTCAATGCGCAGAAGAATTATCAGAACTTTTATAAGGAGATCAGTCAATGA
- a CDS encoding glycosyltransferase, producing MKLMYLTFQEDAPLYLGVKNKIEGQVSAFEKLGYQVTCSMWQGSSFRFWGADQLTKQVDHSKGIMKQLTQIADEYLRKHQFDILYMRLDRISSDMIRICKTARKNQVKTIVVEIPNYPYLADYMRNIQYAKTLKTRAVTAAKVAVTAADDRLSGMRLKQYVDAVVLYGNRTDSFFGVKAMNGDNGINIDKISPVPHCADTKKDIAILGVAGTLWWQGYDRILQGMSNYKKSSSAGGPALKFVLVGGDTTEMPEFRSLVDRLGLSEDVTFCGFKKGKELSDIYKTVDVGVSTLGCYRRGLTACSSLKAREYCAAALPFLYAYDDAKINRDTPFAFRLPNDETPVDMNAVTKFVQQCRKDPGIAQKEREFAEKNYDWKTIMKQVLDFAEASKK from the coding sequence ATGAAACTGATGTATCTTACTTTTCAGGAGGACGCACCGCTGTATTTGGGCGTAAAAAATAAAATCGAGGGCCAAGTCAGCGCATTTGAAAAACTGGGTTATCAGGTAACCTGTTCAATGTGGCAGGGCAGCAGCTTCCGTTTCTGGGGAGCCGATCAATTGACAAAACAGGTTGATCATTCCAAAGGAATCATGAAACAGCTGACGCAAATTGCCGACGAATATCTTCGAAAACATCAATTTGATATTCTGTATATGCGTCTTGACCGTATCAGCTCCGATATGATTCGAATCTGTAAAACCGCCCGGAAAAATCAAGTGAAAACCATTGTGGTTGAAATTCCAAACTATCCTTACCTGGCCGATTATATGCGCAATATTCAATATGCTAAAACCTTAAAAACCCGTGCGGTGACTGCCGCGAAGGTAGCGGTAACGGCCGCTGACGACCGCCTGTCAGGCATGAGGCTGAAACAATATGTTGATGCAGTGGTTTTATACGGTAATCGAACGGATTCATTTTTTGGAGTCAAAGCCATGAACGGCGACAACGGCATCAATATTGACAAAATATCGCCAGTTCCGCACTGTGCAGATACAAAAAAAGACATTGCGATTCTTGGTGTGGCAGGCACTCTTTGGTGGCAGGGCTATGACAGGATTTTGCAGGGAATGAGCAATTATAAAAAAAGCAGTTCGGCCGGCGGGCCGGCACTGAAATTTGTTCTGGTTGGCGGTGACACTACGGAAATGCCCGAATTCCGTTCACTGGTGGACAGACTTGGCCTGTCTGAAGATGTGACCTTTTGTGGTTTTAAGAAGGGCAAGGAGCTTTCGGATATTTACAAAACAGTTGATGTCGGTGTTTCCACACTGGGCTGTTACCGAAGAGGACTGACCGCCTGCTCATCTTTAAAGGCACGTGAATACTGCGCCGCGGCGCTTCCTTTTCTGTATGCTTATGATGACGCGAAAATCAACCGTGATACTCCGTTTGCATTTCGACTGCCCAATGATGAAACGCCCGTTGACATGAACGCAGTGACCAAATTTGTTCAGCAATGCCGCAAAGATCCCGGAATTGCACAGAAGGAACGCGAATTTGCAGAGAAAAATTACGACTGGAAAACAATTATGAAGCAGGTTCTTGATTTTGCCGAGGCTTCAAAAAAATAG
- a CDS encoding O-antigen polysaccharide polymerase Wzy family protein encodes MLKIKTTDFIRDTIFFGIAILLMFTANLLTVFGGSFWETAVDVLFFAIITLNIAIFSSLIFHIRRDFALLIFVISYNVLLLGRVYTSWFGYHHKLLLLLEADDFPKLFQALQIVALSLLFVYAAYRAAGPFFYSRETTLKEKRINTASRNQLNPIIRQLSVIVLYVSSIPFFYILFNSALAVLRNGYLNSFTNASSVPSVISRLSMFFVPTFAVFLATLPNKKQIKLPLAVYGVYMLASLLTGRRNTIVTEALMLAAYFVMRDSLLEKEKRVLKKRTVVYAGGFGIIAMYLLNLQALIRAGLETNRGLGEMLVSFIDSQGASFRVIVETVNHIDLFNPATSYLYLFYPFEMFVHNNVVTKTIFGLSPIIEVQNTEFVRTTHNFGHALTYMVDPARYLSGGGFGTSYVAEAYVAYGILGVILISVMVGLIFRFFSSLLTHSWVVIAFGLIAIKNFVYIPRNFTFLWVTEVFNITYICFFVAVYVAALLIAKGTHARALDSAQAEQFNWREQP; translated from the coding sequence ATGCTGAAAATAAAAACAACTGATTTTATTAGAGATACAATTTTTTTTGGAATTGCAATACTGCTGATGTTCACTGCGAATCTACTGACCGTGTTCGGCGGAAGTTTTTGGGAAACAGCCGTTGATGTGCTCTTTTTTGCGATTATCACGCTCAATATTGCTATATTCTCCAGTTTGATTTTTCATATCAGACGTGATTTTGCGCTTTTGATTTTTGTAATATCCTACAACGTTCTGCTTCTGGGGCGTGTGTATACTTCCTGGTTTGGATATCACCATAAACTGCTCCTGCTTTTGGAAGCTGACGATTTTCCAAAGCTTTTCCAGGCTCTTCAGATTGTTGCCCTATCGCTGCTGTTCGTTTATGCGGCTTATCGCGCCGCAGGGCCGTTTTTTTACAGTCGTGAAACGACCTTAAAAGAAAAAAGAATCAATACTGCCAGCCGGAATCAGCTGAACCCCATTATCCGGCAGCTCAGTGTGATTGTGCTTTATGTAAGTTCCATTCCGTTTTTTTATATTCTTTTCAATTCGGCTTTGGCTGTTTTAAGAAATGGATATCTCAACTCATTTACCAATGCATCAAGCGTACCGTCGGTCATCAGTCGGCTTTCTATGTTCTTTGTACCCACGTTTGCTGTTTTTCTTGCCACCTTACCAAATAAAAAACAGATAAAATTGCCGCTTGCCGTTTACGGGGTTTATATGCTTGCGTCACTTTTGACCGGGCGAAGAAATACGATTGTTACGGAAGCACTCATGCTGGCCGCTTATTTTGTCATGAGGGATTCCCTATTGGAAAAAGAGAAAAGGGTTCTGAAAAAAAGAACGGTTGTCTATGCAGGCGGATTCGGAATTATCGCCATGTATCTGCTCAATCTTCAGGCGCTGATCCGCGCTGGGCTTGAAACAAACAGGGGACTGGGGGAAATGCTTGTCAGTTTTATTGACTCGCAGGGCGCAAGTTTCCGTGTAATTGTTGAGACGGTAAACCATATTGACCTGTTTAATCCTGCCACATCGTATTTATATTTGTTTTATCCGTTTGAAATGTTTGTCCACAACAATGTCGTTACAAAAACGATATTTGGCTTGTCGCCGATCATTGAAGTTCAAAACACCGAGTTTGTTCGAACCACTCACAATTTCGGACATGCATTAACGTATATGGTTGACCCGGCCCGCTATTTAAGCGGCGGCGGCTTTGGCACTTCTTATGTTGCAGAGGCCTATGTTGCCTACGGCATTTTGGGAGTAATCCTTATCAGCGTGATGGTTGGCTTGATTTTTCGCTTTTTCTCTTCTCTGCTGACCCATTCGTGGGTGGTGATCGCTTTCGGGCTGATTGCCATTAAAAACTTTGTATATATTCCGCGCAACTTTACTTTTTTGTGGGTTACGGAGGTCTTTAACATCACATATATCTGTTTCTTCGTTGCTGTTTATGTTGCCGCGCTGCTGATTGCAAAAGGCACCCATGCCCGCGCGCTTGACAGCGCTCAGGCAGAGCAGTTTAACTGGAGGGAACAGCCATGA